From the genome of Mycetocola spongiae, one region includes:
- a CDS encoding zinc ribbon domain-containing protein YjdM → MTETLPACPECSSAYTYEMGALLVCPECAHEWGIEEEAAETADGVITDAFGTPLADGDSVTVIKDLKVKGQSQSIKVGTKVRNIRLVDGVNGHDIDCKVDGFGPMQLKSSIVKKA, encoded by the coding sequence ATGACCGAAACCCTGCCTGCCTGCCCCGAGTGTTCCAGCGCCTATACCTATGAGATGGGTGCGCTCCTGGTGTGCCCCGAGTGCGCCCATGAGTGGGGCATCGAGGAGGAGGCGGCCGAGACCGCCGACGGCGTGATCACCGATGCCTTTGGCACGCCGCTGGCCGATGGTGATTCCGTCACCGTGATCAAGGATCTCAAGGTGAAGGGCCAGTCCCAGTCGATTAAGGTGGGCACAAAGGTGCGCAATATTCGGCTTGTGGACGGCGTGAACGGCCACGATATCGACTGCAAGGTGGACGGCTTTGGGCCGATGCAGCTTAAATCAAGCATCGTGAAAAAGGCCTAA
- a CDS encoding cytochrome c biogenesis CcdA family protein translates to MSIGLAGAFLGGMLALLSPCSVMLLPSFFAYAFSSRTQLFARTLIFFLGLITALVPVGIFAGSLGALVMDHRAVIVGIAAILIILFGVAQLSGMRLRLPSLRQREGTGVLSVYILGIAFGVAGTCSGPVLGAILTVAALGGNAAYGGLLLAVYAAGMAVPMFILALLWDGLDLGRSRWLRPRPVVIGRWKTTVLELVSGVLMIGIGVLMLLTEGTAGLGGMLTITQQFAAEQWASRAGSRVGDLAFLALAVLVIGLVIAWRIVIRRGRAEARAEARAEAQDAAN, encoded by the coding sequence GTGAGCATCGGCCTCGCCGGGGCCTTCCTCGGGGGAATGCTGGCGCTGCTGAGCCCGTGTTCGGTGATGCTGCTGCCCTCGTTTTTTGCCTATGCGTTCTCCTCGCGCACGCAGCTTTTTGCGCGCACCCTGATCTTTTTTCTGGGCCTGATCACGGCCCTGGTTCCGGTGGGGATCTTCGCCGGGAGTCTCGGTGCGCTGGTCATGGATCACCGCGCAGTGATCGTGGGGATCGCCGCGATCCTGATCATTCTTTTTGGGGTGGCCCAGCTCTCGGGTATGCGGCTGCGCCTGCCGAGCCTGCGCCAGCGCGAGGGCACGGGGGTGCTCTCGGTATATATCCTGGGCATCGCATTTGGTGTGGCCGGCACGTGTTCGGGGCCCGTGCTGGGCGCGATCCTGACCGTCGCGGCGCTCGGCGGGAACGCCGCCTATGGTGGGCTGCTGCTCGCCGTATATGCCGCCGGGATGGCCGTGCCGATGTTTATCCTGGCGCTGCTCTGGGACGGCCTGGACCTGGGCCGCAGCCGCTGGTTGCGGCCGCGTCCCGTGGTGATTGGGCGCTGGAAAACCACCGTGCTGGAGCTGGTCTCCGGGGTCTTGATGATCGGGATCGGTGTGCTGATGCTGCTCACCGAGGGCACCGCGGGCCTGGGAGGGATGCTCACCATCACGCAGCAATTTGCCGCGGAACAGTGGGCCTCGCGCGCGGGATCGCGCGTGGGCGACCTCGCGTTCCTGGCGCTTGCCGTGCTGGTGATTGGGCTGGTGATCGCGTGGCGAATCGTGATTCGCCGCGGCCGAGCCGAGGCCCGCGCCGAGGCCCGCGCCGAGGCCCAGGACGCCGCCAACTAG
- a CDS encoding SipW-dependent-type signal peptide-containing protein produces the protein MRALLAAALVLGVGSALTLAAWTDRENAAGRFGAGTFGIVGSTDGSTFAEHPSDAAAATLAFTPGGAAASALTPGRTVYAAFSVRTTADSVAGTILLSAAPGNGAGLGAWLRYGVKTVPTPACDAASYSASTAVQIAAGSPLTAGGTATSVLPAGGTGSVNYCFEFTLPSTAPNEAQGSNLGGRWSVDATSS, from the coding sequence GTGCGGGCGCTTCTCGCGGCGGCCCTGGTCCTCGGGGTCGGTTCGGCCCTGACCCTCGCGGCCTGGACCGACCGGGAAAACGCGGCGGGCAGGTTTGGGGCGGGCACCTTCGGCATCGTGGGCAGCACCGATGGCAGCACGTTTGCCGAGCATCCCAGCGATGCGGCGGCCGCCACGCTGGCCTTCACGCCCGGCGGGGCGGCGGCCAGCGCGCTCACCCCGGGACGCACGGTCTACGCGGCGTTCAGTGTGCGCACCACCGCCGATAGCGTGGCGGGAACCATCCTGCTCTCGGCGGCCCCCGGAAACGGCGCGGGTCTCGGCGCGTGGCTGCGCTATGGCGTAAAAACCGTGCCCACCCCGGCCTGCGATGCGGCGAGCTACTCGGCCTCCACGGCGGTGCAGATCGCCGCGGGTTCCCCGCTCACCGCCGGGGGCACGGCCACGAGTGTGCTGCCCGCGGGCGGGACCGGGAGCGTGAATTATTGCTTTGAGTTCACGCTCCCCAGCACCGCCCCCAATGAGGCGCAGGGGTCCAACCTCGGCGGTCGCTGGTCGGTGGATGCCACCTCCAGCTAG
- a CDS encoding RNA polymerase sigma factor, translating to MKRIFETVVTEHQDMVLRVCRGVLGAHADAEDAWSETFMAALRAWPTLPEDTNIEAWLVTIAHRKAIDITRSRARRAITVEHLPETASTRGIPGEEHELWAAVRALPERQRLALSYHYFGGLPYSEVAALIGGSAEAARRAGSAGVATLRTHHHTKGPLR from the coding sequence ATGAAACGGATCTTTGAAACGGTGGTCACCGAGCATCAAGACATGGTGCTTCGGGTGTGCCGCGGCGTGCTCGGCGCGCATGCCGATGCCGAGGATGCGTGGTCCGAAACCTTTATGGCGGCCCTGCGCGCGTGGCCCACGCTGCCCGAGGACACCAATATCGAGGCCTGGTTGGTGACCATCGCGCATCGCAAGGCCATCGATATCACGCGCTCCCGGGCCCGCCGCGCGATCACCGTGGAGCACCTCCCCGAGACCGCCTCCACGCGGGGCATCCCGGGGGAGGAACACGAGCTCTGGGCGGCGGTGCGCGCGCTGCCCGAACGCCAGCGCCTCGCCCTGAGCTATCACTATTTTGGGGGGCTGCCCTATTCCGAGGTGGCCGCACTGATCGGGGGCAGCGCCGAGGCCGCGCGCCGCGCCGGCTCCGCGGGCGTGGCCACGCTGCGCACCCACCACCACACGAAGGGACCCCTGAGATGA
- a CDS encoding Pr6Pr family membrane protein — translation MYEGSAPEIAPATRILAVVRLALIALVAAAIAATFIETSSRETVNPLNFFGYFTMQGNILMVFALLEAALRSLAGREPTRGWTLLRACAVSYMAVIGVVYNTLLIGQAGGATVPWANTVLHVIFPLYAVLDWVLCADRKVIAWRRLWVALIYPAVWTAVVLARGATDGWVPYPFLDPANGYGTVALYCVGIMIVFILAALGSFAATRIPSLRTLRR, via the coding sequence ATGTATGAAGGTTCGGCACCGGAGATAGCCCCGGCCACGCGGATACTGGCGGTGGTGCGCCTGGCCCTGATTGCCCTGGTGGCGGCGGCGATTGCGGCCACGTTCATCGAAACCTCCTCCCGGGAAACGGTAAACCCGCTGAACTTCTTCGGATATTTCACGATGCAGGGAAATATCCTCATGGTCTTTGCGCTGCTGGAGGCAGCGCTGCGCTCGCTCGCGGGCCGCGAACCCACGCGCGGGTGGACGCTGCTGCGCGCCTGCGCGGTGTCCTATATGGCCGTGATCGGTGTGGTGTATAACACCCTGCTGATCGGCCAGGCCGGCGGGGCCACCGTGCCCTGGGCCAATACCGTGCTGCACGTGATCTTCCCGCTCTATGCGGTGCTGGACTGGGTGCTCTGCGCCGATCGCAAAGTTATTGCCTGGCGGCGGCTCTGGGTGGCCCTGATCTATCCGGCGGTATGGACCGCGGTAGTCCTCGCCCGCGGTGCCACCGATGGCTGGGTGCCCTATCCGTTCCTGGACCCGGCGAACGGATATGGCACGGTGGCGCTGTACTGCGTGGGCATCATGATCGTCTTTATCCTCGCGGCGCTGGGGTCCTTTGCCGCGACACGGATCCCCTCGCTGCGCACGCTGCGGCGCTAG
- a CDS encoding SipW-dependent-type signal peptide-containing protein translates to MSSQITDPITAQAAAPHTSRPRVVRAILAGGLVLGLGSALTLAAWNDSEFAGGLFSAGSFNLEGSTTDGATGFSDHNTTAGNAAATLTFSLPVNGNLSPGSTVFAPLWLRLAAGTTDAAELRTEALTTVDTGGDNSTRLGYGVYALNSATAACDATGVAAGTRLAGAPTLATDTGIDSAAVALPQGADTHTAGAATKLCIVVTAAPSLAQGGSTTATWQFSASSK, encoded by the coding sequence ATGAGTAGCCAGATTACCGATCCCATTACCGCGCAGGCCGCCGCCCCGCATACCTCCCGCCCCCGGGTGGTCCGGGCGATTCTCGCCGGGGGCCTAGTCCTCGGGCTGGGGTCCGCCCTCACCCTCGCCGCCTGGAACGATTCCGAATTCGCCGGCGGGCTCTTCTCCGCCGGGTCGTTTAACCTCGAGGGCTCCACCACGGATGGCGCCACGGGGTTCAGCGATCACAACACCACCGCGGGCAACGCCGCCGCCACCCTCACCTTCTCGCTGCCGGTAAACGGAAACCTCTCCCCCGGCAGCACCGTTTTTGCGCCGCTGTGGCTGCGCCTGGCCGCCGGCACCACCGACGCGGCCGAGCTGCGCACCGAGGCCCTCACCACCGTGGATACCGGCGGCGATAACTCCACCCGGCTCGGCTATGGCGTATATGCGCTGAACTCGGCAACCGCCGCCTGCGATGCCACCGGGGTGGCCGCGGGCACCCGCCTGGCCGGCGCGCCCACCCTCGCCACGGATACCGGAATAGATTCCGCCGCGGTGGCGCTCCCGCAGGGTGCCGATACCCACACCGCGGGCGCCGCCACCAAGCTATGCATCGTGGTCACCGCCGCTCCCTCCCTGGCCCAGGGCGGGAGCACCACGGCCACGTGGCAGTTCAGCGCCTCGTCGAAATAG
- a CDS encoding S24/S26 family peptidase, which produces MISRSARVAGTAGNILLNIAAVGGAICIVLAGLAFFFNITLIMFKTGSMSPGIPAGSVAVVREIPASEIAVGDVVTVDRAGALPITHRVTSITPGGNAAERSITMRGDANAQDDPAPYLVSTVRIMLASVPGLAAVLVWLGQAPVIGGITLAATALVTWAFWPRAASPRPRGGGRGEVAEGEPPRGRHAAPAGRALVLVLIAGCAAGLGLLPAPAARAAPAGPTEQVIRGRALTLISIGDPALMSTMVPGRTELWQVGVEMSAQILPPVEISVSATGDDALGLMTSISRCATRWVGTTCAEGETRIGEPGPARVDGITRQIAELRDHTPAWFLVSAWLAPGPRGGHEGGVELRLSAAGMGEDGGESEVIAAPGTRLGALPRAGSDLTAPLAAAVGVILLGAAVARLAGEGQS; this is translated from the coding sequence ATGATCTCCAGGAGCGCACGCGTGGCCGGGACCGCGGGCAATATTCTGCTGAATATTGCGGCGGTGGGTGGCGCAATCTGCATCGTCCTGGCGGGCCTCGCGTTTTTCTTTAACATCACCCTGATCATGTTCAAGACGGGGTCGATGTCCCCGGGTATTCCCGCGGGCTCGGTGGCGGTGGTGCGGGAGATCCCGGCCTCCGAGATCGCGGTGGGCGATGTGGTCACGGTGGACCGGGCCGGGGCACTGCCGATTACCCACCGGGTCACGAGCATCACCCCGGGCGGCAACGCGGCCGAGCGCAGCATCACGATGCGCGGGGATGCCAATGCCCAGGACGACCCGGCGCCCTATCTGGTGAGCACGGTCCGCATTATGCTCGCCTCGGTTCCGGGGCTCGCCGCGGTCCTGGTCTGGCTGGGGCAGGCCCCCGTGATCGGCGGCATCACCCTCGCGGCCACGGCCCTGGTGACCTGGGCCTTTTGGCCGCGGGCTGCCTCCCCTCGCCCCCGGGGCGGCGGGCGTGGGGAGGTAGCCGAGGGAGAGCCCCCGCGCGGTCGGCATGCGGCACCCGCAGGTCGGGCTCTTGTGCTGGTCCTGATCGCCGGGTGCGCTGCGGGGCTGGGCCTGCTCCCCGCACCCGCGGCCCGGGCCGCCCCCGCCGGGCCCACGGAACAGGTGATCCGCGGGCGCGCACTCACGCTTATCTCGATCGGCGATCCCGCGCTCATGTCCACGATGGTGCCGGGGCGCACCGAGCTCTGGCAGGTCGGCGTCGAGATGAGCGCACAGATCCTCCCGCCCGTGGAGATCTCGGTATCGGCCACGGGCGATGACGCGCTTGGCCTGATGACCTCGATCAGCCGCTGCGCCACGCGCTGGGTGGGCACAACCTGCGCCGAGGGAGAAACCCGGATCGGCGAGCCCGGCCCCGCGCGCGTGGACGGAATCACCCGGCAGATCGCGGAGCTACGGGACCACACCCCGGCATGGTTCCTCGTTTCGGCCTGGCTCGCACCGGGCCCGCGGGGCGGACACGAGGGCGGCGTGGAGCTGCGCCTCTCCGCCGCGGGCATGGGCGAGGACGGGGGTGAGAGCGAGGTCATCGCCGCACCCGGCACCCGGCTGGGCGCACTACCGCGGGCCGGTTCGGATCTCACGGCGCCTCTCGCCGCGGCCGTGGGCGTGATTCTGCTGGGGGCCGCCGTGGCTCGGCTCGCCGGGGAGGGACAATCGTGA
- a CDS encoding glycosyltransferase family 4 protein: MRILFDARYIRTDFHDGISRYSASLGEALAYLAPVTFLIHDDRQRASLPEGASVLKIHAPTSIREPFTARILNRYNPEVVFSPMQTMGTGGRRFGLILTLHDMIYYRHRTPPRDLAWPIRLGWRLFHLSYIPQRITLNHADAVATVSETTARDFERVRLTKRPVVVIPNAPQPREDAPLADISRAPRNLVYMGSFMDYKNVETLIRGMEFLPEHTLHLLSRISPARRAELNALAPAGANITFHNGVSDEEYLAALRDNAVLVTASLDEGYGLPLAEALELGVPAVASDMPIFREVAGEGAGFFAARDPRDFAARVTELDDAALRAERVRLGLEHIGRFSWTASAQALLDTMTRIVGPERD; the protein is encoded by the coding sequence ATGAGGATCCTCTTTGACGCGCGCTATATCCGGACCGATTTCCACGACGGGATCAGCCGCTATTCCGCCTCTCTCGGCGAGGCCCTGGCCTATCTGGCCCCGGTCACCTTCCTCATTCACGACGACCGCCAGCGCGCGAGCCTCCCGGAGGGCGCGAGCGTGCTGAAGATCCACGCTCCCACCTCCATCCGGGAGCCCTTCACCGCGCGCATCCTCAACCGCTATAACCCCGAGGTGGTTTTCTCCCCGATGCAGACGATGGGCACGGGCGGGCGACGCTTTGGCCTGATCCTGACCCTGCACGACATGATCTACTATCGCCACCGCACTCCCCCGCGCGATCTGGCCTGGCCCATCCGGCTCGGCTGGCGGCTCTTTCACCTGAGCTATATTCCGCAGCGCATCACGCTGAATCACGCGGATGCGGTGGCCACCGTGAGTGAGACCACCGCGCGCGATTTTGAGCGGGTACGCCTGACCAAACGCCCCGTGGTGGTCATCCCCAATGCGCCGCAGCCGCGCGAGGATGCCCCACTCGCCGATATCTCCCGCGCTCCGCGCAATCTGGTGTATATGGGCTCCTTTATGGACTATAAAAACGTCGAGACCCTGATTCGCGGCATGGAGTTCCTGCCCGAACACACGCTGCACCTGCTCAGCCGGATCTCCCCCGCCCGCCGCGCCGAGCTCAACGCGCTTGCCCCCGCGGGCGCCAATATCACGTTCCATAACGGCGTTAGCGATGAGGAGTATCTGGCCGCGCTGCGCGATAACGCCGTGCTGGTCACCGCGAGCCTCGACGAGGGCTACGGCCTGCCCCTCGCGGAGGCGCTTGAGCTCGGGGTGCCCGCGGTGGCCAGCGATATGCCCATCTTCCGCGAGGTCGCGGGCGAGGGCGCCGGCTTTTTTGCCGCCCGCGATCCGCGGGATTTTGCCGCGCGGGTCACCGAGCTCGATGACGCCGCGCTGCGCGCCGAGCGCGTGCGGCTGGGGCTCGAGCATATTGGTCGTTTCTCCTGGACCGCCTCGGCGCAGGCCCTCCTGGATACCATGACCCGGATCGTGGGCCCGGAGCGGGACTAG
- a CDS encoding NAD(P)-binding domain-containing protein, with amino-acid sequence MVERIAIIGAGPSGMAQLRAFEAARARGAVIPDIVCFEKQADWGGQWNYSWRTGIDDHGEPVHSSMYRNLWSNGPKEALEFADYSFDEHFGRPISSYPPRAVLWDYIAGRVEKSDVRKYVRFSTVARWVEETEDGFFLTSQDLIAGTTVREHFDKIIVASGHFSFPNVPEFEGIHTFPGTISHAHDFRGAENLDGRDVLLIGASYSAEDIGMQAYKMGASSVTLSYRSHPMGFDWPEGVEELPLLTRFDGENVLFSDGSTRRFDAVVLCTGYLHKYPYLPTALALDSPNNLYPAGLYKGAVWQNNPNIFYVGAQDQWFTFNMFDAQAWYVRDVILGRVSLPGEAERAADIADWQARYAALPDHDSEVVFQADYIRDLIERTDYPLFDLDEVVRIFLAWQRDKHVNIASYRDQTYRSVMTGTMASRHHTPWLDELDDSLERYLAPPASARGTHPRSVSGSAGSSERVRERGVPARGTLPTRPASAPRS; translated from the coding sequence GTGGTAGAACGCATTGCAATTATCGGAGCCGGACCCAGCGGGATGGCACAGCTGCGAGCCTTTGAGGCCGCCCGGGCGCGCGGGGCCGTCATTCCCGACATCGTGTGTTTTGAAAAGCAGGCCGACTGGGGTGGCCAGTGGAACTACTCCTGGCGCACCGGAATCGACGATCACGGCGAGCCCGTGCACTCCAGCATGTACCGCAACCTGTGGTCCAATGGCCCCAAGGAGGCCCTGGAATTCGCCGACTATAGCTTTGATGAGCATTTTGGCCGCCCCATCTCCTCCTATCCGCCGCGCGCCGTGCTGTGGGACTATATCGCCGGGCGCGTGGAAAAATCCGATGTCCGTAAATATGTGCGCTTTAGCACCGTGGCGCGCTGGGTCGAGGAAACCGAGGATGGTTTTTTCCTCACGTCCCAGGATCTGATCGCGGGCACCACCGTGCGCGAGCACTTTGATAAGATCATCGTCGCCTCGGGGCATTTCTCCTTCCCCAATGTGCCCGAGTTTGAGGGCATTCATACCTTCCCCGGCACGATCTCCCACGCCCATGATTTCCGCGGCGCGGAAAACCTCGACGGGCGCGATGTGCTGCTGATCGGCGCGAGCTATTCCGCCGAGGACATCGGCATGCAGGCCTATAAGATGGGCGCCTCCTCGGTCACGCTGAGCTATCGCAGCCACCCGATGGGCTTTGACTGGCCCGAGGGCGTGGAGGAGCTTCCGCTCCTCACGCGCTTTGACGGCGAAAACGTGCTCTTCAGCGATGGCTCAACCCGGCGCTTTGACGCGGTGGTGCTGTGCACCGGCTATCTGCATAAATATCCGTATCTGCCCACCGCGCTCGCCCTGGATTCCCCCAATAATCTCTATCCCGCGGGGCTATATAAGGGTGCCGTCTGGCAGAATAACCCGAATATTTTTTATGTGGGGGCGCAGGACCAGTGGTTCACGTTTAACATGTTTGACGCGCAGGCCTGGTATGTGCGCGATGTGATCCTGGGGCGCGTGAGCCTGCCCGGGGAGGCCGAGCGAGCCGCGGATATCGCCGATTGGCAGGCCCGCTATGCCGCGCTGCCCGATCACGATTCCGAGGTGGTTTTCCAGGCCGACTATATTCGCGACCTGATCGAGCGCACCGATTATCCGCTCTTTGACCTGGACGAGGTGGTGCGGATCTTCCTCGCCTGGCAGCGCGATAAGCACGTCAACATCGCCTCCTATCGCGACCAGACCTATCGTTCGGTGATGACCGGCACCATGGCCTCGCGGCATCACACGCCGTGGCTGGATGAGCTCGACGATAGCCTCGAACGCTATCTGGCCCCGCCCGCGAGCGCGCGCGGAACCCATCCGCGCTCCGTTTCCGGCAGCGCCGGGAGCAGCGAACGGGTGCGCGAGCGCGGCGTACCCGCCCGCGGAACCCTGCCTACCCGCCCCGCCTCGGCTCCTCGCAGCTAG
- the abc-f gene encoding ribosomal protection-like ABC-F family protein translates to MSATLVAQGLAGGHGHRTLFDSLDLTVAPRDVVGVVGVNGAGKSTLLRLLAGLDIPQAGTITLSPADAFIGYLPQEPERVVGETITDYLARRTGCARATAEMDAAAAALAEPAPAGGEDPADVYSVALDRWLASGAADLEERTPAVLADLGLTIPEDTAMTSLSGGQAARVGLAALLLSRFDIVLLDEPTNDLDLDGLDRLEAFVRGLRGGVVLVSHDREFLARCVTRVLELDLAQSRNRVFGGGYESYLEERETERRHRREDYDEFAQKKADLVGRARTQREWSSQGVRNAMKKSPDNDKIRRKAATESSEKQAQKVRQMESRIARLDEVEEPRKEWKLEFTIGSAPRSSTVVSTLSEAVVRQGGFTLGPVSLQVNAGERIGITGPNGAGKSTLLRVLLGRRTPDEGSASLGGNVAIGEIDQARSLLQGTAPLAEAIEAQLPDLPAAEVRTLLAKFGLRADHVLRPVGELSPGERTRAALALLQARGVNLLVLDEPTNHLDLAAIEQLEEALASYTGTLLLVTHDRRMLNNVQTDRRWHVEAGRVRETFA, encoded by the coding sequence ATGAGCGCAACCCTCGTGGCCCAGGGCCTCGCCGGAGGCCACGGCCACCGTACCCTCTTTGATTCCCTCGATCTCACCGTCGCTCCGCGCGATGTGGTGGGGGTGGTGGGGGTGAATGGCGCCGGAAAATCCACGCTGCTACGCCTGCTGGCCGGCCTGGATATTCCGCAGGCGGGCACGATCACGCTGAGCCCCGCGGATGCCTTTATCGGCTATCTGCCGCAGGAGCCCGAGCGGGTCGTGGGCGAGACGATCACCGATTATCTGGCCCGGCGCACAGGCTGCGCCCGGGCAACCGCCGAGATGGATGCTGCCGCCGCGGCGCTGGCCGAGCCCGCGCCCGCGGGCGGCGAGGACCCCGCCGATGTGTATTCGGTCGCGCTGGATCGCTGGCTCGCGAGCGGGGCGGCCGATCTGGAGGAGCGCACCCCGGCGGTGCTCGCCGATCTTGGGCTCACGATCCCCGAGGACACCGCGATGACCTCGCTTTCGGGCGGCCAGGCCGCGCGCGTGGGCCTCGCCGCGCTGCTGCTCTCGCGATTTGATATTGTCCTGCTGGATGAGCCCACCAACGATCTGGACCTCGACGGCCTGGACCGCCTGGAGGCGTTTGTGCGCGGCCTGCGCGGCGGGGTGGTTCTGGTCAGCCACGACCGCGAATTCCTGGCGCGCTGCGTGACGCGGGTGCTGGAACTGGATCTGGCGCAGTCCCGCAACCGGGTATTTGGTGGCGGTTATGAGTCCTATCTGGAGGAGCGGGAGACCGAGCGTCGCCACCGCCGCGAGGACTATGACGAATTTGCCCAGAAGAAGGCCGACCTGGTGGGCCGGGCCCGCACCCAGCGCGAGTGGTCCAGCCAGGGGGTGCGGAACGCCATGAAGAAGTCCCCCGATAACGATAAAATCCGCCGCAAGGCAGCAACGGAATCCAGCGAGAAGCAGGCGCAGAAGGTGCGTCAGATGGAGAGCCGCATCGCGCGCCTCGACGAGGTGGAGGAGCCGCGGAAGGAGTGGAAGCTGGAGTTCACGATCGGCTCCGCGCCGCGCTCCAGCACCGTGGTATCCACGCTGAGCGAGGCCGTGGTGCGCCAGGGTGGGTTCACGCTGGGCCCCGTCTCGCTGCAGGTCAACGCGGGGGAACGCATCGGCATTACCGGCCCCAATGGCGCGGGTAAGTCCACGCTGCTGCGCGTGCTGCTCGGGCGGCGCACCCCGGATGAGGGTTCGGCCAGCCTCGGCGGCAATGTCGCCATCGGCGAGATCGATCAGGCGCGCTCGCTGCTACAGGGCACGGCGCCGCTTGCCGAGGCGATTGAGGCCCAGCTGCCCGATCTGCCGGCCGCGGAGGTGCGCACGCTGCTGGCCAAATTTGGGCTGCGGGCCGATCATGTCTTGCGCCCCGTGGGTGAGCTCTCCCCGGGTGAGCGCACGCGCGCGGCGCTCGCGCTGCTTCAGGCGCGCGGCGTGAATCTGCTGGTCCTGGACGAGCCCACCAACCACCTGGATCTGGCGGCCATCGAGCAGCTTGAGGAGGCGCTCGCGAGCTATACCGGCACGCTCCTGCTGGTCACCCACGATCGCCGGATGCTCAATAACGTGCAGACCGATCGCCGCTGGCATGTCGAGGCGGGGCGGGTTCGGGAGACGTTCGCCTAG
- a CDS encoding DsbA family protein — MTQTKKRYGLSTLLLTAITAAAAGAVVTAVVIASLTPATEAPVAGPTAGATPGATTAAPAPQVPDLARRVQGDPLAIGSVDAPVVMIEYSDYRCPYCSLFSRDILPTLIDTYVADGTLRIEWRDLPIFGEQSEAAAMAGRAAGEQGKFWEYQHALHAEAPERGHPDLPREKLIALASAAGVPDLAAFETAMDNPAHAQAIGADVREAQSLGITGTPAFLIGGEAMSGMQPMEIFQAAIERQAARP, encoded by the coding sequence ATGACACAGACCAAAAAACGCTATGGACTGAGCACGCTTTTGCTCACGGCAATCACGGCCGCCGCGGCCGGTGCCGTGGTCACGGCCGTGGTGATCGCCTCCCTGACCCCGGCCACCGAGGCCCCGGTTGCCGGGCCCACCGCGGGCGCCACCCCGGGGGCGACCACGGCCGCACCCGCGCCGCAGGTGCCCGATCTGGCCCGCCGCGTGCAGGGCGACCCGCTGGCCATCGGCAGCGTGGATGCCCCCGTGGTCATGATCGAGTACTCGGATTATCGCTGCCCGTATTGCAGCCTATTCTCGCGGGATATCCTGCCCACGCTGATCGATACCTATGTGGCCGATGGCACGCTGCGCATCGAGTGGCGCGATCTGCCGATCTTCGGGGAGCAGTCCGAGGCCGCCGCGATGGCGGGCCGGGCCGCGGGCGAACAGGGGAAGTTCTGGGAGTATCAGCACGCGCTGCACGCCGAGGCACCCGAGCGTGGCCACCCCGATCTGCCGCGCGAGAAGCTGATCGCGCTCGCGAGCGCCGCGGGGGTTCCCGATCTGGCGGCATTTGAGACCGCAATGGATAATCCCGCGCACGCCCAGGCCATTGGCGCGGATGTGCGCGAGGCGCAGTCGCTGGGGATCACCGGTACCCCGGCATTCCTGATCGGCGGCGAGGCGATGAGCGGAATGCAGCCGATGGAAATCTTCCAGGCCGCCATCGAGAGGCAGGCGGCGCGCCCGTGA
- the ybaK gene encoding Cys-tRNA(Pro) deacylase, with protein sequence MAKKAAKPAGTPALIALARAGITVAVHAYDHDPAETNFGEEAARELGVDPGRVFKTLVTLVDGTPTVAVVPVAGRLDLKALAHAVGGKKAELAPMDLAERKTGYVAGGISPIGQKTRLATVLESGAWELPTIFISGGRRGLDIEITAADLAAVTGAIPAPIARD encoded by the coding sequence ATGGCCAAAAAGGCGGCTAAACCGGCAGGTACACCGGCGCTCATCGCGCTCGCTCGCGCCGGAATCACCGTGGCCGTGCACGCCTATGACCATGATCCCGCCGAGACCAATTTTGGCGAGGAGGCGGCCCGCGAACTCGGGGTGGATCCGGGGCGCGTGTTTAAAACCCTCGTCACGCTGGTGGACGGTACCCCCACCGTGGCCGTGGTTCCGGTGGCCGGAAGGCTTGACCTCAAGGCGCTGGCGCACGCGGTGGGCGGCAAAAAGGCCGAACTGGCGCCGATGGATCTGGCCGAGCGCAAGACCGGCTATGTGGCCGGGGGCATCAGCCCGATCGGGCAGAAGACCCGCCTCGCCACGGTGCTGGAGAGCGGGGCCTGGGAGCTGCCCACCATTTTTATCTCGGGCGGCCGCCGCGGCCTGGATATCGAAATCACCGCCGCGGATCTGGCCGCGGTCACCGGCGCGATCCCGGCGCCCATCGCGCGCGATTAA